One genomic window of Methanosarcina acetivorans C2A includes the following:
- a CDS encoding ABC transporter substrate-binding protein, which yields MKVIDETMSIYQILSEYPFLLKIFKQHGMEKFENREVLEKLGPLLKLKTALSMVSVNEDSFIELLNQAVSDSEAKGDFTLADSPERQKELTLLALLPCGMKMPFSRAFDDFSAEYSRQMNNVLHSLVEGNVNHELSYYAYIDLVTSIDELPDIIISSDINSFYHKSFQENFLNKEYFVNLNSSPMNIDFESIGFADPRAQFTMISANLLVLVTIDELIQGNTRPESWEDLLKAGYRNRVVMRGQDGFFCNGVLLPFYRLYGMEGIKKLASSVYTGLHPSEMVKMIDSKKDDVPPMYIMPLFFAKKIQDKSRITINIPSEGAIVSPVQMLVKKSAVERVKEITDFLCGKGFGKISARAFFPTTNPEVENNLEGIKLYWLGWDFLMNTDIGELKKEVEEVFNAQFRETGGFV from the coding sequence ATGAAAGTAATAGATGAAACAATGAGCATATACCAGATCTTAAGCGAATATCCTTTTTTGCTTAAAATATTCAAACAGCATGGAATGGAGAAATTTGAAAACAGGGAAGTTCTCGAAAAACTTGGTCCTTTACTGAAATTGAAAACAGCCCTATCAATGGTATCGGTGAATGAAGACTCCTTTATTGAGCTCCTGAACCAGGCTGTTTCGGACAGTGAAGCAAAAGGAGATTTTACCCTTGCAGATTCCCCGGAACGACAAAAAGAGCTGACCCTTCTTGCCCTTTTGCCTTGCGGCATGAAGATGCCTTTTTCCCGTGCATTTGATGACTTTTCAGCTGAATACAGCAGGCAAATGAATAATGTACTCCATTCTCTTGTCGAAGGCAATGTCAACCATGAGCTTTCCTATTATGCCTATATCGATCTGGTTACATCGATTGACGAACTCCCGGACATAATTATCAGTTCTGATATTAACAGTTTCTACCATAAATCCTTCCAGGAGAATTTCCTTAATAAAGAATATTTCGTAAATCTTAATTCATCCCCCATGAACATTGATTTTGAATCTATCGGTTTTGCAGATCCTCGCGCCCAGTTTACCATGATCTCTGCAAACCTTCTTGTTCTGGTTACAATAGATGAACTCATACAGGGTAATACCAGACCGGAGTCCTGGGAAGATCTCTTAAAAGCTGGGTACCGGAACAGGGTTGTTATGCGGGGACAGGATGGCTTTTTCTGTAATGGAGTACTGCTCCCGTTCTACCGGTTATACGGGATGGAGGGAATTAAAAAACTTGCTTCGTCAGTATATACGGGACTCCATCCGTCCGAGATGGTCAAAATGATAGACAGCAAAAAAGATGATGTACCACCCATGTATATCATGCCTCTCTTCTTTGCTAAGAAAATTCAGGACAAATCCCGGATAACAATCAATATACCTTCGGAAGGAGCTATTGTAAGCCCTGTGCAGATGCTGGTCAAAAAAAGTGCAGTAGAAAGGGTTAAGGAGATCACGGATTTTCTCTGTGGAAAAGGGTTTGGGAAAATCTCTGCCCGGGCTTTTTTCCCGACAACAAACCCTGAAGTTGAGAATAATCTTGAAGGAATCAAACTCTATTGGCTGGGCTGGGACTTCCTGATGAATACCGACATAGGAGAACTTAAAAAAGAAGTTGAAGAGGTTTTCAATGCCCAGTTCAGAGAGACCGGAGGCTTTGTGTGA
- a CDS encoding GTP-binding protein, whose translation MRLVTVAGPPSSGKTSIIVKTIEELRQKGFTIGVVKFDCLSAQDEELYSAHTIPVRTGLSRGLCPDHFFVSNIEEALRWARERKFDFLITESAGLCNRCSPHIKDVLAICVIDNLSGVNTPKKIGPMLKLADIVVITKGDIVSQAEREVFAYRVRQVNPRGMIVQVNGVTGQGSFYLAKLVEKTSTIETLQGATLRFTMPGALCSYCLGERKIGDDRQIGVSKLVNFRGEE comes from the coding sequence GTGAGGCTTGTTACGGTAGCAGGTCCTCCATCCTCAGGAAAAACCAGTATCATTGTCAAGACCATCGAAGAGCTCAGGCAAAAAGGTTTTACAATCGGTGTGGTAAAATTTGACTGTCTTTCGGCTCAGGATGAAGAACTCTATTCCGCTCACACTATTCCGGTCAGGACCGGGCTCTCCAGAGGGCTCTGTCCTGACCACTTTTTCGTAAGCAATATAGAAGAAGCTCTCAGGTGGGCAAGAGAGAGGAAGTTTGATTTTCTGATTACCGAGAGTGCCGGGCTCTGTAACCGTTGCTCTCCCCATATTAAGGATGTCCTGGCAATTTGTGTTATTGATAATCTGAGCGGAGTCAACACGCCTAAAAAAATCGGCCCCATGTTAAAACTTGCCGACATTGTTGTTATTACAAAAGGGGATATTGTTTCCCAGGCAGAGCGTGAGGTCTTTGCATACAGGGTCAGACAGGTTAACCCCAGGGGAATGATAGTCCAGGTTAATGGAGTTACAGGCCAGGGTAGTTTCTATCTTGCAAAACTTGTGGAAAAAACTTCTACAATTGAAACCCTTCAGGGAGCCACACTCCGATTTACTATGCCCGGAGCCCTATGTTCATATTGTCTCGGAGAGAGAAAAATCGGGGATGACAGGCAGATTGGTGTTTCAAAGCTGGTTAATTTCAGAGGAGAAGAATAG
- a CDS encoding ATP-binding cassette domain-containing protein, whose translation MRTDLLHMTINELREMMPWIEDYFSAFAIDPVQFGNRNLEELGSILGEDYFIEMGSSSLAFIDGFFLFIEQARALQQGNGPTIESLTVLPGRNKNGEKEAFAVKLKKGEVTAIVGPTGSGKSRLLADIESLAQEDTPTGRKILVNGRAPVDEERFSTEGRFIAQLSQNMNFVMDLSVEEFLTLHAESRMVDEVSLIVQKIYDTANILAGEPFSRKTPVTELSGGQSRALMIADTALLSPAAVVLIDEIENAGVDKVRSLELLVSNNKIVLISTHDPLLALSADQRLVIQYGGISKLLKTTEDEKKYLESLEKVDRKLTHLRNQLRRGEEIDLSDFLV comes from the coding sequence TTGCGTACAGATTTGCTTCACATGACAATAAATGAACTCAGGGAGATGATGCCCTGGATAGAGGATTACTTCTCTGCATTTGCAATTGATCCTGTGCAGTTCGGGAACAGGAACCTGGAAGAGCTGGGTTCGATACTTGGTGAAGATTATTTTATTGAGATGGGAAGCAGTTCTCTCGCCTTTATTGATGGTTTCTTTCTATTTATTGAGCAGGCCAGGGCTCTTCAACAGGGAAATGGGCCTACAATTGAGTCCCTGACCGTGCTCCCGGGACGTAACAAGAATGGGGAAAAAGAAGCCTTTGCGGTAAAACTGAAAAAGGGTGAGGTGACAGCAATTGTAGGTCCGACAGGCTCGGGCAAGTCACGTCTTCTGGCCGATATCGAATCTCTGGCTCAGGAGGATACTCCCACCGGCCGCAAAATCCTGGTTAACGGCCGAGCTCCCGTGGATGAGGAGCGTTTCTCAACTGAGGGGCGTTTTATTGCGCAGCTTTCTCAGAACATGAACTTTGTTATGGATCTCAGTGTCGAGGAGTTTCTGACCCTGCATGCCGAGAGCCGTATGGTCGATGAGGTCTCCCTTATTGTTCAGAAAATATATGATACCGCAAACATTCTGGCGGGAGAACCTTTCAGCAGGAAAACTCCCGTTACGGAACTTTCAGGGGGCCAGTCCCGCGCCCTGATGATTGCAGATACCGCACTGCTCAGTCCGGCGGCTGTCGTCCTGATCGATGAGATTGAGAATGCCGGAGTCGACAAGGTTAGATCTCTGGAGCTTCTGGTAAGTAATAACAAGATCGTTTTAATCAGTACTCATGATCCTCTTCTGGCTCTCTCGGCAGATCAGCGCCTGGTCATTCAATATGGTGGGATTTCAAAACTTTTAAAAACCACAGAGGATGAGAAAAAGTACCTGGAGAGCCTTGAAAAAGTAGACCGCAAACTTACTCATCTTAGAAATCAGTTGAGAAGAGGGGAAGAAATCGACCTCAGCGATTTTCTGGTGTAA
- a CDS encoding PAS domain S-box protein: protein MKGQLRKSGIDVVGDVPWGTHFCQFYQTKEDLIEILVPYFRAGLENSEYSVWITSEPLETGEAKEALRKAVPDIDVYLEKGQIEIISCTHWCLKNGVFDKESLLNRWVEKIGQALKNGYEGLRTATNISWLEKKDWNDFVDYEEQGDGVVSNCPVLSLCTYSLDRCNAGEIIDVVANHQFALIKREGKWDPIESPRRKRAEETALQATKNWEFTFDAVPDLIAILDTEYRIVRANRAMAARLGRTPEGCAGLICYRAIHGRDKPPSFCPYRQLLMDGVEHTEEVREDSLGGDFILSVSPLHDSEGKLTGCIHFARDITERKRAEEAVREGEERLRFALETSRTGAWDLDLVDHTAYRSLEHDRIFGYEQLLPQWTYEMFLDHVLPEDRAMVDEKFRKAITTCSDWSFECRIRRVDGELRWIWAAGRHLMDITGSVHRMAGIVQDITERKQLEEQTRQRAEEMETIMEVAPVAIWTGHDPQAQNITGNRMANELYEVEVGENISPKVTSTRRFFCQGRELAADELPMLQASIKDIDVLNAEIDVLLPSGELRGLLGSASPLHDFEGRVRGSIGTFIDITERKKAEAALRESEEKYRNLIETANEGIWILEWVHDSEARTTYVNKKMAEMLGYSREEIIGKSVRDFTDEEGKAIFEMRMKKRRQGISESHEFRLLRIDGSPLWALVNSKALFGKDGRFTGSMSMLTDITERKKTEAKLKDTLDNLENMVKKRTSELEKAYKLLKESERGLAEAQKMARLGSWEWNIASGELHWSDEKYRIFGHGPQEFIPTYDTFVSYIHPDDREYVNNAITEALGGKPYSIDYRIFRADGEESVIHAQGKVILDERNTPVRMKGTVQDITEQKKAEEMLKESESKLKTLFELLPVGVSIIDKDGKNIDVNLALERILGLSRSELFKGKYKARKYLRSNGTEMPAEEFPSAKALEEPGSIQISEIGVVKEDGSTIWTDVSATVLPFSDGQVAITTRDITESKKAKEELQRTEERYRIVTEQTGQLVYDYDVKKDTVDLTGSTEELTGFTPDELKNINLNFWISRIHPEDLNKFLENHKKHFGSERGAYRIEYRFRKKNEEYIYLEDNWTFLRDEKTNMNRTLGVIKDITERKQAEKTLANIEIARKKEIHHRIKNNLQVISSLLDLQAEKFRSREHVEDSEVLNAFKESQERVISIALIHEELHEGKGTDTLNFSPYLQRLVKNLFQIYNLGNVDISLSMDIEENVFFDMDTAVPLGLIVNELVSNSLKYAFKGRDKGVIRIKLSREGNGEIMSNREESKKEGHEDTNFVLTVSDNGVSIPEDFNLENSDTLGIQLVTTLVDQLDGRLEMKRGSGIEFIVRFPITEK from the coding sequence ATGAAAGGACAGCTGAGAAAGTCCGGTATTGATGTTGTTGGGGATGTGCCGTGGGGGACTCACTTCTGCCAGTTCTACCAGACAAAAGAAGATTTGATAGAGATACTTGTCCCTTATTTCAGAGCAGGACTGGAAAATAGCGAATATTCTGTATGGATCACCTCAGAACCCCTGGAAACGGGAGAAGCAAAAGAAGCCCTCAGAAAAGCTGTTCCTGATATTGATGTTTACCTGGAGAAGGGGCAGATCGAAATTATTTCCTGCACTCATTGGTGTTTAAAAAATGGGGTTTTCGATAAGGAGAGCTTATTGAACAGATGGGTCGAAAAAATCGGTCAGGCCCTGAAGAATGGCTATGAAGGATTGAGAACGGCAACGAACATTTCCTGGCTGGAAAAAAAAGACTGGAACGATTTCGTTGATTATGAAGAACAGGGAGACGGAGTCGTCAGCAACTGCCCGGTATTGTCCCTATGTACTTACTCTCTCGATAGATGCAATGCAGGCGAAATAATCGACGTTGTTGCCAACCATCAATTTGCTCTGATTAAAAGAGAAGGAAAATGGGATCCGATAGAAAGTCCCAGACGCAAGAGGGCAGAAGAAACAGCTCTTCAAGCCACAAAGAACTGGGAATTTACCTTTGATGCCGTGCCGGACCTTATAGCCATACTTGATACTGAATACCGGATTGTTCGTGCGAACAGAGCAATGGCAGCAAGACTTGGCAGAACACCGGAAGGGTGTGCAGGTTTAATCTGTTACCGTGCCATCCATGGGAGGGACAAGCCTCCTTCTTTTTGCCCTTACAGGCAGTTACTTATGGACGGGGTTGAGCACACCGAAGAAGTTCGTGAAGATTCTCTGGGAGGAGATTTCATACTTAGTGTCTCTCCACTGCATGATTCGGAAGGAAAACTTACCGGGTGCATCCACTTTGCCCGCGATATCACCGAACGGAAGAGGGCGGAAGAGGCAGTTCGCGAGGGTGAGGAACGGTTGCGCTTCGCGCTCGAAACCAGCCGCACCGGCGCGTGGGACCTCGATCTTGTAGATCATACCGCTTATCGGTCGCTTGAGCACGACCGCATCTTCGGCTACGAACAACTGCTCCCGCAGTGGACCTACGAGATGTTCCTCGATCACGTACTTCCTGAAGACCGTGCGATGGTTGACGAAAAGTTCCGCAAGGCCATAACCACGTGCAGTGACTGGAGTTTTGAGTGCCGCATCCGGCGTGTGGATGGGGAACTCCGATGGATTTGGGCGGCCGGACGGCACCTGATGGATATCACCGGAAGCGTGCACCGGATGGCAGGCATTGTCCAGGACATCACCGAGCGCAAACAACTGGAAGAACAAACTCGTCAGCGAGCCGAAGAAATGGAAACAATAATGGAAGTTGCGCCTGTTGCCATCTGGACCGGCCACGATCCGCAAGCTCAAAACATCACCGGCAACCGGATGGCTAACGAGTTATACGAGGTAGAAGTAGGGGAAAATATCTCGCCAAAAGTCACATCTACGCGACGCTTCTTCTGCCAGGGCCGCGAATTAGCCGCGGACGAATTGCCCATGCTGCAAGCCTCCATAAAGGATATCGACGTGCTCAACGCGGAAATAGACGTACTGTTGCCCAGTGGGGAATTGCGGGGACTTTTAGGGTCAGCCAGCCCCCTGCACGACTTTGAAGGGCGTGTGCGCGGCAGCATCGGCACCTTTATCGATATAACTGAACGCAAGAAAGCAGAAGCTGCACTGCGTGAAAGCGAGGAAAAGTACCGCAATCTCATTGAGACAGCAAACGAAGGTATATGGATACTTGAATGGGTCCATGACTCGGAAGCAAGGACCACTTACGTAAATAAGAAAATGGCAGAGATGTTAGGATACAGCCGGGAAGAGATTATCGGCAAATCTGTAAGGGATTTTACCGATGAAGAGGGTAAAGCTATTTTCGAGATGAGGATGAAAAAAAGGCGGCAGGGTATCAGTGAAAGCCATGAATTCAGACTGCTGCGTATAGATGGCTCCCCTTTATGGGCTCTTGTGAATTCTAAAGCCCTTTTTGGCAAGGACGGCAGGTTTACTGGCTCTATGAGTATGCTTACCGATATTACCGAACGGAAAAAAACGGAAGCTAAATTGAAAGACACACTTGACAACCTGGAAAATATGGTAAAAAAACGCACATCAGAGCTTGAAAAGGCTTATAAGTTACTGAAAGAGAGCGAAAGAGGGCTTGCCGAAGCTCAAAAAATGGCTCGTCTCGGAAGCTGGGAATGGAACATTGCAAGCGGCGAACTGCACTGGTCCGATGAAAAATATCGGATTTTCGGGCACGGCCCTCAGGAATTCATCCCGACTTACGATACATTTGTAAGTTACATACATCCGGATGACCGGGAATATGTGAATAATGCGATCACAGAGGCTTTAGGCGGAAAGCCGTATAGTATTGATTATAGGATTTTCCGGGCTGACGGAGAAGAAAGCGTAATTCATGCACAGGGAAAAGTTATTTTAGATGAAAGAAACACCCCCGTTCGGATGAAAGGGACAGTTCAGGATATTACTGAGCAGAAAAAGGCTGAAGAGATGCTAAAAGAGAGTGAAAGCAAATTGAAAACTCTCTTTGAATTGCTTCCCGTTGGGGTTTCAATCATTGACAAAGACGGAAAAAACATCGATGTAAACCTTGCCCTTGAAAGAATCCTGGGCCTGTCAAGATCGGAGCTGTTCAAAGGAAAGTATAAAGCCAGGAAGTATCTCAGGTCAAACGGCACAGAAATGCCTGCTGAGGAGTTTCCAAGTGCAAAGGCTTTAGAAGAACCAGGGTCAATTCAAATTTCCGAAATCGGTGTAGTTAAAGAGGATGGCAGTACTATCTGGACGGACGTGAGTGCAACTGTGCTGCCTTTTTCCGATGGACAGGTAGCTATTACCACCAGGGATATCACCGAAAGCAAAAAAGCAAAAGAAGAACTTCAGAGAACCGAAGAAAGGTACCGGATAGTGACGGAACAGACAGGGCAACTTGTATACGATTATGACGTAAAGAAAGATACCGTTGATCTGACAGGCAGTACTGAAGAACTTACAGGCTTTACTCCCGATGAATTGAAAAACATTAATCTGAATTTCTGGATTTCCCGCATTCATCCGGAAGATCTGAATAAGTTCCTGGAAAATCATAAAAAACATTTCGGGTCTGAGAGAGGCGCTTACAGAATAGAATACCGTTTTAGAAAAAAGAATGAAGAATATATCTATCTTGAAGATAACTGGACATTCCTCAGAGATGAAAAAACAAATATGAACAGAACTCTTGGAGTAATTAAAGATATTACGGAAAGAAAGCAGGCAGAAAAGACCCTCGCGAATATCGAAATCGCCCGCAAGAAGGAGATTCATCACAGGATTAAGAATAACCTGCAGGTAATATCTTCCCTGCTTGACCTCCAGGCTGAGAAATTCAGAAGCAGAGAACATGTTGAGGATTCGGAAGTCCTTAATGCTTTTAAGGAAAGCCAGGAAAGAGTAATATCCATTGCCCTGATCCATGAAGAGCTGCACGAAGGCAAGGGAACCGATACCTTGAATTTTTCACCATACCTTCAGAGACTAGTTAAAAACCTCTTTCAGATCTACAATCTTGGGAATGTTGACATCAGTTTAAGTATGGACATAGAAGAAAACGTTTTCTTTGATATGGATACTGCCGTCCCTCTGGGATTGATTGTGAACGAACTTGTTTCAAACTCCCTCAAGTACGCATTTAAGGGCAGGGATAAAGGAGTTATTCGAATTAAACTGAGCAGGGAAGGAAACGGGGAAATTATGAGCAACAGGGAAGAGAGCAAAAAAGAGGGGCATGAGGATACCAATTTTGTTTTAACGGTTTCGGACAATGGGGTGAGTATACCTGAAGACTTTAATCTGGAAAACTCCGATACGCTTGGCATCCAGCTGGTGACTACCCTTGTAGACCAGCTTGATGGCAGACTTGAAATGAAAAGGGGCTCGGGGATCGAATTTATCGTAAGATTCCCAATCACAGAGAAATAG
- a CDS encoding adenosylhomocysteinase: MTEQELVESGNMKMEWARNHMPVIAIIREKFEKEKPLKGLKVGMALHVEAKTAVLVETLAAGGAQVAISGCNPLSTQDDVARALDTRKNISCFARYGCCTSEYYEAIDKVLDIEPDITIDDGADLIFKLHKERTDLLPKILGGCEETTTGVHRLHAMEKEGALKMPVIAVNDAMTKYLFDNRYGTGQSAWDGINRTTNLLVAGKNVVVGGYGWCGRGVAMRAAGLGANVIVTEVDPIRALEARMDGYRVMRMADAARLGEIFVTTTGNRDILTAEHFKVMPDGAVLANSGHFNVEIDMEALTSLAKSVKTVRHNIKEYDIGDRRINVIAEGRLVNLAAGDGHPAEVMDMSFANQALCVRYIAENTLLNGVHGVPRGIDTYVAKLKLESMGISIDELTSKQECYMTGWECGT, translated from the coding sequence ATGACCGAACAAGAACTTGTAGAATCCGGAAACATGAAAATGGAATGGGCAAGAAACCACATGCCGGTAATTGCGATAATCAGGGAGAAGTTCGAGAAAGAAAAACCCCTGAAAGGGCTTAAAGTAGGAATGGCCCTTCATGTAGAAGCAAAGACCGCGGTCCTTGTCGAGACGCTGGCTGCAGGCGGCGCACAGGTAGCTATTTCGGGCTGCAACCCTCTGAGCACACAGGACGACGTGGCAAGGGCTCTTGACACGCGAAAAAATATTAGCTGTTTCGCAAGATACGGGTGCTGTACCAGCGAGTACTATGAAGCAATAGATAAAGTCCTTGACATAGAACCTGACATCACAATCGATGACGGAGCAGACCTTATATTCAAACTCCACAAAGAAAGGACAGATCTGCTCCCGAAGATCCTCGGAGGCTGCGAGGAAACAACCACAGGAGTTCACAGGCTTCATGCCATGGAAAAGGAAGGCGCTCTCAAGATGCCGGTAATTGCGGTAAACGATGCCATGACCAAATATCTCTTTGACAACCGCTACGGGACCGGGCAGTCAGCCTGGGACGGGATTAACCGGACTACAAACCTTCTTGTGGCAGGCAAAAACGTTGTTGTTGGAGGCTACGGCTGGTGCGGGCGTGGGGTTGCAATGCGGGCTGCAGGCCTGGGCGCAAATGTGATCGTCACAGAAGTAGACCCGATAAGGGCTCTTGAAGCCAGGATGGACGGGTACAGAGTCATGAGAATGGCAGACGCTGCAAGGCTGGGAGAGATCTTTGTTACGACCACCGGAAACCGCGATATCCTTACAGCCGAGCACTTCAAGGTCATGCCGGACGGGGCAGTCCTTGCAAACTCAGGACATTTCAACGTGGAAATCGATATGGAAGCCCTTACCTCCCTTGCAAAATCCGTTAAAACTGTCAGGCACAATATAAAAGAATATGATATAGGCGACAGGCGCATTAATGTCATAGCCGAAGGCAGGCTCGTAAACCTGGCTGCAGGCGACGGACACCCTGCCGAAGTCATGGACATGAGTTTTGCAAACCAGGCCCTCTGCGTGCGCTACATTGCCGAAAATACGCTTCTGAACGGAGTCCACGGCGTCCCCAGAGGAATTGATACCTACGTGGCAAAACTGAAGCTTGAATCCATGGGCATAAGCATTGACGAACTTACTTCCAAGCAGGAATGCTATATGACCGGCTGGGAGTGCGGGACGTAA
- a CDS encoding amidohydrolase family protein: MADIIIKNAYVLTMDPDAGDLKNGTVVIEDGKITEIGENTKENADTVIDAKGSVVMPGLANTHTHAAMTLFRGYADDLQLAEWLEKHIWPAEAQLKAEDVYKGSLLACLEMIKSGTTSFADMYFYMDETAKAVEASGLRASLSHGLIELWNEEKGEADLKEGKRFVRAWQGAADGRIKTMYGPHAPNTCSEEFLTKVKEEAHRDGAGLHIHVLETEAELNAMKERYGKCSVHLLEDIGFFGPDVLAAHCVWLSDGDIEILRQREVNVSHNPISNMKLASGIAPVYKMLEKGVNVTLGTDGCASNNNLDLFEEIKTAALLHKVSTGNPTALPARQVLEMATVNGAKALGTETGMLKVGKKADMIVVDMKKPHLTPCFDVPSHLVYSAKGCDVRTTIVDGKVLMDNYRVLVMDEEKVIEEARTAAEELVARANA, translated from the coding sequence ATGGCTGACATAATCATAAAAAATGCCTACGTTTTAACGATGGACCCCGATGCCGGAGACCTTAAAAACGGGACCGTTGTTATCGAAGACGGAAAGATCACGGAGATCGGGGAGAATACAAAAGAAAATGCCGACACAGTAATCGATGCAAAGGGTTCGGTAGTAATGCCGGGGCTTGCAAACACGCACACCCATGCAGCAATGACCCTTTTCCGGGGTTATGCCGACGACCTCCAGCTTGCGGAATGGCTTGAAAAACATATCTGGCCTGCCGAAGCCCAGTTGAAGGCCGAAGATGTATATAAAGGCAGCCTGCTCGCATGCCTGGAAATGATCAAATCCGGAACAACATCCTTTGCAGACATGTATTTCTATATGGACGAAACGGCAAAGGCTGTAGAGGCATCGGGACTTCGGGCCTCCCTTTCCCACGGCTTAATTGAACTCTGGAACGAAGAAAAAGGAGAAGCTGACCTTAAGGAAGGAAAACGCTTTGTCAGGGCCTGGCAGGGAGCAGCAGACGGCAGGATAAAAACCATGTACGGCCCCCATGCCCCTAACACCTGCTCGGAGGAATTCCTTACAAAGGTAAAAGAAGAAGCCCACAGGGACGGAGCAGGCCTACATATTCACGTCCTGGAAACCGAAGCCGAACTGAACGCGATGAAAGAAAGGTACGGAAAATGTTCCGTACACCTGCTTGAAGACATAGGATTTTTCGGCCCTGATGTGCTTGCTGCCCACTGTGTATGGCTTTCGGACGGAGATATAGAGATTTTAAGGCAGAGAGAAGTAAACGTATCCCACAACCCCATAAGTAATATGAAACTGGCATCCGGAATTGCCCCGGTATACAAGATGCTGGAAAAGGGGGTAAATGTCACTCTTGGCACTGACGGCTGCGCCTCAAACAACAACCTTGACCTGTTTGAAGAAATAAAAACTGCTGCCCTCCTGCACAAGGTAAGCACGGGCAACCCGACCGCTCTTCCGGCCCGCCAGGTCCTTGAGATGGCAACCGTTAACGGGGCAAAAGCCCTTGGCACGGAAACCGGAATGTTGAAGGTAGGAAAGAAGGCGGATATGATTGTAGTGGACATGAAAAAACCGCACCTTACTCCCTGTTTCGATGTCCCGTCCCACCTGGTCTATTCTGCAAAAGGCTGCGACGTCAGGACAACAATCGTGGACGGAAAAGTCCTTATGGACAATTACAGGGTACTTGTAATGGACGAGGAAAAAGTCATCGAAGAAGCCAGGACGGCTGCAGAAGAACTCGTAGCAAGGGCAAATGCCTGA
- a CDS encoding HD domain-containing protein yields the protein MDLIGKTREFAATFHEGEPSSHDMSHITRVEALCREIQKEEGGDLFILQLAALLHDVGVIKEHAEGGDHALYSAEIATEFLGKAGVEKKTVEAVAYCILTHRFSGGKSPETIEAKILQDADRLDALGAIGIFRSILSMGALRMLKHTTGLDKGSSKKTVYVRDPVEGFNEYMHYKPFTIPDKLNTAAAKRIAEERLKIMRLYLEALNLETGTDK from the coding sequence ATGGACCTTATAGGAAAAACGAGGGAATTTGCGGCTACTTTTCACGAAGGGGAGCCCAGTTCCCACGATATGTCCCACATAACCCGCGTGGAAGCCCTCTGCCGGGAGATCCAGAAAGAAGAAGGAGGAGACCTTTTCATTCTCCAGCTTGCCGCTCTTCTGCATGACGTGGGAGTTATCAAAGAACACGCGGAGGGTGGAGACCATGCCCTCTACAGTGCAGAGATAGCTACCGAATTCCTGGGAAAGGCAGGCGTTGAAAAAAAGACTGTTGAAGCTGTGGCATACTGCATCCTGACGCACAGGTTCAGCGGAGGAAAAAGCCCGGAAACAATAGAAGCAAAAATCCTCCAGGACGCCGACAGGCTCGATGCCCTGGGTGCAATAGGAATATTCCGGTCCATCCTTTCAATGGGAGCTCTCAGGATGCTGAAGCACACAACAGGCCTGGATAAGGGAAGCTCAAAAAAGACTGTCTATGTCAGGGACCCTGTCGAAGGCTTTAACGAATATATGCACTACAAGCCTTTCACGATCCCCGATAAGTTGAATACCGCTGCGGCAAAGAGGATTGCAGAAGAAAGGCTGAAGATAATGCGCCTCTACCTTGAAGCTCTGAACCTGGAAACCGGGACCGACAAATAA